The following proteins are encoded in a genomic region of Grus americana isolate bGruAme1 chromosome 5, bGruAme1.mat, whole genome shotgun sequence:
- the TTC9 gene encoding tetratricopeptide repeat protein 9A has protein sequence MERASPAAGKLNAGGRGAGDGHGPAGGAQPRAAAAGSAEPGELIGRALDFKSEGAQCYKDKKFREAIGKYHRALLELKALLLLLSQEPAGQRPPAAAAAAAGLSEEQRQAVEAIEVDCYNSLAACLLQAELVNYERVKEYCLKVLQKEGENFKALYRSGVAFYHLGDFNKALYYLKEARSRQPTDTNVIRYIQLTEMKLSRCSQREKEAL, from the exons ATGGAGCGGGCGAGCCCGGCGGCGGGGAAGCTGAACgccggcggccgcggggcgggcGATGGGCACGGCCCCGCGGGGGGCGCCCAgccgcgggcggcggcggcgggcagcgcggAGCCGGGCGAGCTCATCGGGCGGGCGCTGGATTTCAAGAGCGAAGGGGCGCAGTGCTACAAGGACAAGAAATTCCGGGAGGCCATCGGCAAGTACCACCGCGCCCTGCTGGAGCTCaaggcgctgctgctgctgctgagccaggAGCCGGCCGGGCAgcgccctcccgccgccgccgccgccgccgccgggctcAGCGAGGAGCAGCGGCAGGCGGTGGAAGCCATCGAGGTTGACTGCTACAACAGCCTGGCAG cctgcctgctccAGGCCGAGCTGGTGAATTACGAGCGAGTCAAGGAGTACTGCCTCAAAGTGCTTCAGAAAGAAGGCGAGAACTTCAAGGCGCTCTATCGATCGGGAGTGGCGTTTTACCACCTGGGTGACTTCAACAAGGCCCTCTACTACCTGAAAGAGGCAAGATCCCGCCAGCCGACAG ATACCAATGTCATACGATATATCCAGCTGACAGAGATGAAGCTCAGCAGATGTTcccagagagagaaagaagcctTGTGA